The genomic segment GAGGGGTTGAAGCCATAGTCGCGCCGCTCGCCGGTGGATTAATCTTCCGGCTGCCAACTGGGGGACCGTTTTTCGAGGAAAGCAGAGAGTCCCTCGCGCGCATCGGTTGTTTTTCGCGCCGCTGCGGAGGCATCGACGGCCGCTTCGAGTTGTTGGACGACATTAGCGCCGGCAGTGGCCATCAACTGGCGTTTGGTTTCGGCCAAGGCTTGCGGTGATCCGGTCAGTACCGCGGCGATCAGTTCTTCCAGGCGTCCGCTCAACTCTTCGGCCGTGACCACATCGTGGCAGAGGCCGCATTCCCGGGCACGGGTGGCGGCGATGCGTTCCCCGGAAAGTAGTAGCGACGAGGCCCCGCCGGCGGTAGCGCGATAGGCCAAGAGCGGGGTGACGATCGAGGCGACAATGCCGCGCCGCGGTTCGGGGAGCGAGAAAAAGGCGGTGTCGGCGGCCAGCACCAGATCGCAGGCGAGAACTAATCCGACTCCGCCGGCAAGGACTGGACCTTGCAGCATGGCGATCACCGGCTTGGGGGCGGTGAACAAAGCAGTGAGCAAGTCACAGAAGAGTTGTGCGTCTTGCTGCCAAAACTCTTCCGCGTCGGGACTTTGAGCGACCTCCTGCATTTCGGCCAAGTCCATCCCGGCGCAAAACACCGGGCCGGTTGAGTTCAATACGATCACCCGAACATCAGAATTCGCCGCTAATTTGCGGACATCGACCAACAACTCCGCCAGCAATGTCCGAGTGAGGGCATTACGTTTCTCAGGGCGGTTCATGGTGAGCCAGGCGACGCCGTGCTGGGCGATGGTGCAGAGATGGGAATCGGACATATCGGGGTGTTTCAATCAGATCGGATTTCAACGGCAGTGAGATATATAGTTACAACAAGTTAGACGCTGTTCTAATGGAATTTTTTCGGTTGAGAAAGGTTGCGGTGAATGACGCTGAAAA from the Symmachiella macrocystis genome contains:
- a CDS encoding enoyl-CoA hydratase-related protein, which translates into the protein MSDSHLCTIAQHGVAWLTMNRPEKRNALTRTLLAELLVDVRKLAANSDVRVIVLNSTGPVFCAGMDLAEMQEVAQSPDAEEFWQQDAQLFCDLLTALFTAPKPVIAMLQGPVLAGGVGLVLACDLVLAADTAFFSLPEPRRGIVASIVTPLLAYRATAGGASSLLLSGERIAATRARECGLCHDVVTAEELSGRLEELIAAVLTGSPQALAETKRQLMATAGANVVQQLEAAVDASAAARKTTDAREGLSAFLEKRSPSWQPED